Proteins encoded by one window of Candidatus Eisenbacteria bacterium:
- a CDS encoding nucleotidyl transferase AbiEii/AbiGii toxin family protein, with product MSKPDLQVVRLREDPDYFRSAVRFTSRVTTFAPRLVEKDYSCTVLLEYLSEASDGLVFKGGTCLAKVHADFYRLSEDLDFVIPVPVNSTRSQRSKLAAGVKKAVALLPERLPGFRLVDPLQGANNSTQYIAVVGYSSLIRRQEETIKIEVGLREPLLMPVVNSPARTIMLNPVSGKPLVLPVSVRSISKTEALAEKFRAALSRREAAIRDFFDIDYAIRRLDFHPQDPAFIQLIRHKLDVPGNDPVDVSGERLRALRQQLESRLKPVLRDKDFAEFNLDRAFKIVAAVAAMVR from the coding sequence ATGAGCAAGCCTGACCTTCAAGTTGTACGCCTGCGGGAAGACCCTGATTACTTTCGGTCGGCGGTGAGGTTTACCTCGCGGGTGACAACGTTCGCGCCACGACTTGTTGAGAAGGATTACTCCTGCACAGTGCTGCTCGAATACCTCTCGGAGGCAAGCGACGGGTTGGTATTTAAGGGCGGAACGTGCCTGGCCAAGGTGCATGCGGATTTCTACCGGCTCAGCGAGGATCTGGACTTTGTCATCCCCGTGCCAGTAAACTCGACCCGTTCTCAGCGAAGCAAGCTGGCGGCCGGGGTGAAGAAAGCTGTGGCGCTGTTGCCGGAACGGCTTCCCGGATTTCGCCTCGTCGATCCGCTGCAGGGGGCAAACAACTCCACCCAGTACATTGCGGTTGTCGGGTATTCTTCACTGATCCGTCGGCAGGAGGAGACCATCAAGATCGAAGTTGGCCTTCGAGAACCTTTGTTGATGCCCGTGGTGAACAGTCCCGCGCGAACGATCATGCTTAACCCGGTGTCCGGCAAGCCGCTCGTGCTTCCGGTTTCCGTGAGGAGCATTTCGAAGACAGAAGCCCTGGCCGAGAAGTTTCGCGCCGCCTTATCGCGGCGCGAGGCGGCCATCCGGGACTTTTTTGACATCGACTACGCCATACGCAGGCTGGATTTTCATCCCCAGGACCCCGCTTTTATCCAGTTGATCCGCCATAAGCTGGACGTCCCCGGAAATGACCCGGTTGATGTTTCTGGAGAGCGCCTGAGAGCCCTTCGCCAACAACTTGAGTCTCGTTTGAAACCCGTATTGCGCGATAAAGATTTCGCGGAATTCAATCTCGATCGCGCCTTCAAGATCGTGGCCGCTGTGGCGGCTATGGTCCGGTGA